Proteins co-encoded in one Candidatus Pelagibacter sp. RS40 genomic window:
- a CDS encoding pyrroline-5-carboxylate reductase, with the protein MKIGFIGTGHITKSVIYGILGSKLKIRKIIVSKRSNKISSSLKRKSKKILVLNNNQDIINQSDWIFLSVTPEVGHQILPKLKFKKNQTIISFISTIKMKDLKKYTNMKSKIFRAIPLPPISIRKGPIPLYPPNKSVKNFFDHLGTTVEIENENLSLNFWSTSSMMAPFYELLYTLSVWLNQKGISKSDAQKYITSLFIALSEDAKINSKNDLKLLVQNSQTPKGLNEQAVNELRKSGFYKSLNKTTNSILKRLKK; encoded by the coding sequence ATGAAAATTGGATTTATAGGAACAGGCCATATTACAAAATCTGTAATCTATGGAATTTTAGGATCAAAACTTAAAATTAGAAAAATAATTGTATCAAAAAGAAGTAATAAAATTTCATCGAGTTTAAAAAGGAAAAGTAAAAAAATTTTAGTTTTAAACAACAACCAAGATATTATTAATCAGAGCGATTGGATCTTTTTATCAGTCACACCAGAGGTAGGCCATCAAATTTTACCTAAGCTTAAATTTAAAAAAAATCAAACCATAATTAGCTTTATCTCTACAATAAAAATGAAAGATCTTAAAAAATATACAAATATGAAATCTAAAATTTTTAGGGCTATACCACTACCCCCAATTTCAATTAGAAAGGGACCTATACCTTTATATCCACCCAACAAAAGTGTCAAAAATTTCTTTGATCATTTGGGCACCACTGTTGAGATAGAAAATGAGAATTTATCTTTAAATTTTTGGTCTACTTCATCTATGATGGCACCATTTTACGAGTTATTATATACGTTGTCGGTATGGCTTAATCAAAAAGGAATTAGTAAATCAGATGCACAAAAATATATTACTTCTCTTTTTATAGCACTTTCTGAGGATGCAAAAATTAATTCAAAAAATGATTTAAAATTGTTGGTCCAAAATTCACAAACTCCAAAAGGTTTAAATGAACAAGCTGTAAATGAACTTAGAAAATCTGGCTTTTATAAATCTTTAAACAAAACTACAAATAGTATTCTTAAGCGACTTAAGAAATAA
- a CDS encoding ABC transporter ATP-binding protein has translation MSESILQVENLSKYFGGLAAVSNCSLKIKKGSITGIIGPNGSGKTTLFNLIAGNLKSSKGSVIFNNEKITDLPSHELFSKGLLRTFQIAHEFSNLSVLENLMMVPPNQSGENLLNALLKPKKVKEEEEVNRLKAYEVIEFLNLKHLANERAGNLSGGQKKLLELGRTMMVDAKLVLLDEVGAGVNRSLLKDLGTAILKLNKEKNYTFCMIEHDMDFISRMCDPVIVMAEGSVLFEGKSEEVKKNDKVIESYLGKSTISKGK, from the coding sequence ATGTCCGAAAGTATTTTACAGGTAGAAAATCTATCAAAATATTTTGGTGGATTAGCAGCTGTATCTAATTGTTCGCTGAAAATTAAAAAGGGTTCTATAACTGGAATAATTGGTCCAAATGGTTCAGGAAAAACTACCCTTTTTAATTTAATTGCTGGGAATTTAAAATCTTCTAAGGGTAGTGTTATTTTTAATAATGAAAAGATTACCGATTTACCCTCTCATGAACTATTTTCAAAAGGACTTTTAAGAACATTTCAAATAGCACATGAATTCTCAAACTTAAGTGTGCTTGAAAATTTGATGATGGTTCCCCCAAATCAATCTGGTGAAAATCTATTAAATGCACTTCTAAAGCCTAAAAAAGTAAAAGAAGAGGAGGAAGTTAATAGATTAAAAGCATATGAAGTAATTGAATTTTTAAATTTAAAACATTTAGCAAACGAGAGAGCAGGAAATCTATCTGGAGGTCAAAAAAAACTTCTCGAATTAGGCAGAACAATGATGGTTGATGCTAAGTTAGTTTTATTGGATGAAGTTGGAGCGGGAGTAAATAGGTCATTACTTAAAGATTTAGGAACTGCAATTTTAAAACTAAATAAAGAAAAAAATTATACTTTTTGTATGATTGAACACGATATGGATTTTATAAGCAGAATGTGTGATCCAGTTATCGTAATGGCCGAAGGTTCAGTGCTGTTTGAAGGTAAGTCTGAAGAAGTAAAAAAAAATGATAAGGTAATAGAGAGTTATCTTGGAAAATCCACAATTTCAAAAGGAAAATAA
- a CDS encoding ABC transporter ATP-binding protein, producing the protein MAFFEGIKMTGGYGDGPDIISSCNINANRGEIVAILGPNGAGKSTAMKAMLGLLTLKSGSVCLDGEDISKMSPQDRVKKGISFVPQTKNVFAELTVRENLEIGGFLREDGLEEMINNIYELFPILKEKQSQIVGQLSGGQRQQVALGRALMSEPSVLMLDEPTAGVSPIVMDELFEHIIKVKKTNVAIIMVEQNAKQALNISDRGYVLVTGKNKFEGSGDQLLKDPEVRRSFLGG; encoded by the coding sequence ATGGCTTTTTTTGAGGGAATAAAAATGACAGGTGGCTATGGAGATGGACCAGATATTATTAGCTCATGTAATATAAATGCTAATAGAGGAGAAATAGTAGCCATACTAGGCCCAAACGGGGCAGGAAAATCTACAGCAATGAAAGCTATGTTAGGTCTTCTTACTTTGAAATCAGGAAGTGTTTGTTTAGATGGCGAGGATATTTCAAAAATGTCTCCTCAAGATAGAGTAAAAAAAGGAATTTCTTTTGTACCTCAAACAAAAAATGTTTTTGCAGAGTTAACAGTAAGAGAAAATTTAGAAATCGGAGGCTTCTTAAGAGAAGATGGATTAGAGGAAATGATTAATAATATCTATGAGCTATTTCCAATATTAAAAGAAAAACAATCACAAATTGTTGGTCAATTATCAGGTGGTCAAAGACAACAAGTGGCACTTGGAAGAGCTTTAATGAGCGAACCATCTGTGTTGATGTTAGACGAACCAACGGCTGGTGTATCACCAATAGTAATGGATGAATTATTTGAACATATTATAAAAGTAAAAAAAACTAATGTTGCCATAATTATGGTTGAACAAAATGCAAAACAGGCACTTAATATCTCTGATAGGGGATATGTGCTTGTTACTGGAAAAAATAAATTTGAGGGGTCAGGTGACCAACTACTTAAAGACCCAGAGGTTAGAAGATCTTTCTTAGGTGGATGA
- a CDS encoding branched-chain amino acid ABC transporter permease codes for MDLLNALTVLINFTVIPALAYGSQLALGAIFVTLIYAVLRFANFATGDMMSFGTMFAVLLTYYFQTIGINFGFLPTALLTIPFAIIAMVIYMLLIDKFVFSYYRIKKSPPVQFAMVSVGVMFVTQAIIRIVIGPSDRRFIDGEKFILKANEFKEITGLNEGITLKSSQAITVIVTIIIVSIMFWFLNKTKTGKSMRAYSDNEDLALLSGIDPKKVVMITWIIAGILATIGGVLYGLDKSYRPFVYFNNMLPIFAAAIVGGIGNPFGAFLGGYVIAFAEIFLTYAYKRFISYLLPESLEPNSLLQLLSTDYKFAISFSILVIVLLVKPSGIFKGKTL; via the coding sequence ATGGACTTATTAAACGCTTTAACAGTTTTGATAAATTTCACAGTTATACCGGCCTTGGCTTATGGATCTCAGCTTGCATTAGGTGCAATATTTGTAACATTAATTTATGCAGTTTTAAGGTTTGCTAATTTTGCAACTGGAGACATGATGTCCTTTGGGACCATGTTTGCTGTTTTGTTGACTTATTATTTTCAAACTATTGGAATTAATTTTGGTTTTCTACCAACGGCATTGTTGACAATTCCTTTTGCAATAATTGCGATGGTTATTTATATGCTTTTAATTGATAAATTTGTTTTTAGTTATTATCGAATAAAAAAAAGTCCTCCTGTCCAATTTGCTATGGTTAGTGTTGGGGTTATGTTTGTAACTCAAGCAATTATAAGAATTGTTATAGGACCATCAGACAGAAGATTTATTGACGGAGAAAAATTTATTTTAAAAGCAAACGAATTTAAAGAAATCACAGGATTAAATGAAGGGATAACTTTAAAATCCTCTCAAGCAATTACTGTTATTGTAACTATAATTATAGTTTCAATCATGTTTTGGTTTTTAAATAAGACTAAAACAGGAAAAAGTATGAGAGCTTACTCTGATAATGAAGATTTAGCTTTATTGTCAGGTATAGATCCTAAAAAAGTTGTAATGATAACTTGGATTATTGCTGGAATATTAGCAACAATCGGTGGAGTTTTATATGGTTTGGATAAAAGTTATAGGCCATTTGTTTATTTTAACAATATGCTTCCAATTTTTGCAGCTGCAATTGTTGGAGGTATAGGCAATCCTTTTGGAGCATTCCTTGGAGGATATGTAATTGCATTTGCAGAAATATTTTTAACTTATGCATACAAAAGATTTATTTCATATCTTTTACCAGAGTCTTTAGAACCCAACTCTTTGTTACAGCTACTTTCCACAGATTATAAATTTGCGATTTCATTCTCAATTTTAGTAATTGTATTGTTAGTAAAACCATCAGGAATATTTAAAGGCAAAACCCTATGA
- a CDS encoding branched-chain amino acid ABC transporter permease, with amino-acid sequence MLVLIILVGIFQSWSIALTIMNYCLISAVMTIGANIQWGYAGLINFGIMGYTALGGLAVVLVSVDPVKKAWQVGGLNILACILIIVAMVVTVKYLLKHFKKSKIRNYSITSIIIGGILLLNITATPGIEAIESIDPAKTGFLGGLGMPVLFSWFVGGLFAAGLAFVIGKIALGLRADYLAIATLLIAEIVVSIIKHEEWLARGVKNVIGLKRPAPYEIDLQKSDWFINLVEKFHSKKLSLISSVTEKQEALNQMVIEASSVYVKLCFTGLFLTVVVILLIVTQKALYSPWGRKMRAIRDNEEAASAMGKNIVKEHLLIFVLGSAVVGLAGAMMVTNDGLFTPGSYRPMRYTFVIWVMVIVGGTGNNFGAILGGFVVWFLWVEAAPIALFLINLFTSHMPETHALRVHLIESASYFRFLVIGIGLLMIMRYRPKGIIPEKIIKQ; translated from the coding sequence ATGTTAGTTTTAATAATATTGGTAGGAATATTTCAATCTTGGTCGATCGCTCTTACTATAATGAATTATTGTTTAATTTCAGCTGTTATGACTATTGGTGCAAATATACAATGGGGTTATGCGGGTTTAATAAACTTTGGTATCATGGGGTATACCGCACTTGGTGGATTAGCCGTAGTTTTAGTTTCAGTAGATCCAGTTAAAAAAGCATGGCAAGTGGGTGGATTAAACATTCTTGCCTGTATATTGATAATAGTGGCCATGGTGGTAACTGTAAAATACCTTTTAAAACATTTTAAAAAATCAAAAATAAGAAATTATAGTATTACTTCAATTATTATTGGAGGGATACTTCTATTAAATATTACCGCTACTCCTGGCATAGAAGCTATCGAATCGATTGATCCTGCAAAAACAGGTTTTCTGGGTGGACTTGGCATGCCAGTTTTATTCTCATGGTTTGTGGGAGGTTTATTTGCTGCAGGGTTAGCATTTGTGATTGGAAAAATTGCCTTAGGTTTGAGAGCAGATTATCTTGCAATCGCAACACTTTTAATTGCTGAAATCGTAGTCTCAATAATCAAACATGAAGAATGGTTAGCAAGAGGTGTCAAAAATGTAATTGGACTAAAAAGACCTGCGCCATATGAAATTGATTTACAAAAATCTGATTGGTTTATTAATTTAGTCGAAAAATTTCATTCAAAAAAATTAAGCTTAATTAGCTCAGTAACAGAAAAACAGGAAGCTCTTAATCAAATGGTTATAGAAGCTTCCTCTGTTTATGTGAAACTTTGCTTTACTGGTCTATTTTTAACAGTTGTGGTTATTTTATTAATCGTTACTCAAAAGGCTTTATACTCTCCATGGGGCCGTAAGATGAGAGCAATTAGGGACAATGAGGAAGCTGCCAGTGCAATGGGTAAAAATATTGTCAAAGAACATTTACTTATATTTGTTTTAGGATCTGCTGTGGTTGGACTTGCTGGGGCAATGATGGTTACTAATGATGGCTTGTTCACTCCTGGGAGTTATCGCCCAATGAGATATACTTTTGTTATATGGGTTATGGTTATTGTAGGTGGAACTGGAAATAACTTTGGGGCTATACTTGGTGGATTTGTTGTATGGTTTCTTTGGGTCGAGGCGGCTCCTATAGCTTTATTTTTGATCAATTTATTTACTTCTCATATGCCTGAAACTCATGCTTTAAGAGTTCATTTAATTGAGAGTGCTTCATACTTTAGGTTTCTCGTGATTGGAATTGGATTATTGATGATTATGAGATATAGACCTAAAGGTATAATACCAGAAAAAATAATTAAACAATAA
- a CDS encoding ABC transporter substrate-binding protein: MKKLIMTATIFVMTMTSNVLADIKMGIILGFTGPIESLTPAMAASAELAFKEASDSGSLLGGEKISIERADSTCVDSAAATTAAEGLVSGGVVAIMGADCSGVTGAIATNVAVPNGVVMISPSATSPGLTDLNDNGYFFRTAPSDARGGQVLADITKDRKVKSIAVTHTNNDYGKGLADVYVAAVKAHGINVTAVTAHEEGKGDYGAEVATLAAAGGDALAVLGYLDQAGGMIIQGSLDSGAFDVFVLSDGMIGDSLTDRFGKDLNKSFGSLPGSTGKGAGKFAEVAKAGGIDSSGPYTGESYDAAALIALSMQAGGKADRGTIQANVMNVANAPGTKIYPGELKKALDLLAKGKKVNYEGATGVEFTDVGEAFGSFLEKEIKGGKFKTKKQR; this comes from the coding sequence ATGAAAAAATTAATTATGACTGCAACAATTTTTGTCATGACAATGACATCAAATGTTCTTGCAGATATCAAAATGGGGATAATATTAGGATTTACAGGTCCTATTGAGTCTCTTACTCCAGCAATGGCTGCTTCAGCTGAGCTTGCATTTAAAGAAGCTTCAGACTCAGGTTCATTATTAGGTGGAGAAAAAATTTCAATTGAGAGAGCAGATTCTACCTGTGTAGATTCAGCGGCAGCTACTACAGCAGCTGAAGGCTTAGTATCTGGCGGAGTTGTTGCTATTATGGGTGCTGACTGTTCAGGTGTAACTGGTGCAATTGCAACTAATGTTGCTGTACCAAATGGTGTTGTTATGATTTCGCCATCTGCGACTTCTCCAGGATTAACAGATTTGAATGATAATGGTTATTTCTTCAGAACTGCACCGTCTGATGCAAGAGGTGGTCAAGTCTTAGCTGATATTACTAAAGACAGAAAAGTAAAATCAATTGCTGTTACTCACACAAACAATGACTATGGTAAAGGTTTAGCAGACGTATACGTAGCAGCTGTGAAAGCACACGGTATAAATGTTACAGCAGTCACTGCCCATGAAGAAGGTAAAGGAGACTATGGTGCAGAAGTAGCTACTCTAGCTGCAGCAGGAGGTGATGCTTTAGCAGTACTTGGTTACCTTGATCAAGCTGGTGGTATGATTATTCAAGGATCATTAGATTCTGGTGCATTTGATGTATTTGTGCTTTCAGATGGAATGATTGGCGACTCTTTAACTGACAGATTTGGAAAAGATTTGAACAAATCATTTGGCTCTTTACCTGGATCAACAGGAAAAGGTGCTGGAAAATTTGCTGAAGTTGCAAAAGCTGGTGGAATTGACTCGTCAGGGCCATACACTGGCGAATCATATGATGCAGCAGCATTAATAGCTCTTTCTATGCAAGCAGGTGGAAAAGCAGATAGAGGAACAATTCAAGCAAACGTTATGAATGTTGCAAACGCACCTGGAACAAAAATTTACCCAGGCGAACTAAAAAAAGCTCTTGATTTATTAGCTAAAGGAAAAAAGGTTAATTACGAGGGAGCAACTGGCGTTGAATTTACTGATGTTGGTGAAGCTTTTGGATCTTTCTTAGAAAAAGAAATCAAAGGTGGAAAGTTTAAAACAAAAAAACAAAGATAA